A portion of the Chiloscyllium plagiosum isolate BGI_BamShark_2017 chromosome 48, ASM401019v2, whole genome shotgun sequence genome contains these proteins:
- the ache gene encoding acetylcholinesterase isoform X2: MKLLVVCPLGVLQLLIALCLSQHHSELLVSTKLGKVMGTRLPVLSSYLSAFLGIPFAEPPVGNLRFKKPEAKRPWSGIWNASSYPKICQQYVDTQFPGFPGSEMWNPNKEMSEDCLYLNVWVPSPRPRNATVMVWVYGGGFYSGASTLDVYNGKYLAHTEQMIVVSMNYRVGAFGFLALHGYQEAPGNVGLLDQRLALQWVQENIQFFGGNPKMVTIFGESAGGASVGMHLLSPGSRDLFTRAILQSGSPNCPWATVSVAEGRRRAVELGRLLNCNINSDEELVDCLRAKEPQELIDKEWSVLPYNSVFRFSFVPIIDGDFFPDSLDSMLNSGNFKKTQVLLGVNKDEGSYFLLYGAPGFSKDSESIITREDFMAGVKLSVPHASELGLEAVALQYTDWMDEHNGIKNRDAMDDIVGDHNVICPLIHFAYKYSEFGNSIYMYFFNHRASNLVWPEWMGVIHGYEIEFVFGLPLEQHLNYTEEEGMLSRKIMHYWSTFARTGNPNEHHVQKRKWPPFTTTDQKFIDLNLEPIKVNKGLRVQMCAFWNQFLPKLLNATACDGELSSNRTPSLKGNGFCVGLLTLLYFFLN; the protein is encoded by the exons ATGAAGCTGCTTGTTGTCTGTCCCCTGGGCGTGCTTCAGCTTTTGATAGCCCTTTGCCTATCACAGCATCACTCAGAGCTCCTGGTCAGCACCAAGCTGGGGAAAGTGATGGGAACAAGACTACCAGTTCTGTCCAGCTACCTCAGCGCTTTCCTCGGGATACCATTCGCCGAACCGCCAGTTGGGAACTTACGGTTCAAAAAGCCCGAGGCCAAGAGACCGTGGTCGGGGATCTGGAACGCTTCCTCCTATCCCAAGATCTGTCAGCAATACGTTGACACTCAGTTTCCCGGatttcctggctcagagatgtGGAACCCTAATAAAGAGATGAGTGAAGACTGCTTGTACCTCAATGTGTGGGTCCCCTCCCCTCGGCCAAGAAATGCTACTGTCATGGTGTGGGTCTACGGAGGTGGTTTCTACAGTGGAGCTTCAACATTGGATGTCTACAATGGGAAGTATCTTGCTCACACTGAACAGATGATAGTGGTCTCCATGAACTATAGGGTTGGCGCTTTTGGTTTTCTTGCTCTCCATGGATACCAAGAGGCACCAGGAAATGTTGGGCTTCTGGACCAGAGGCTGGCATTGCAATGGGTACAGGAGAACATCCAATTCTTTGGTGGAAATCCAAAGATGGTGACTATTTTCGGAGAGAGTGCTGGTGGGGCTTCTGTTGGCATGCATCTCCTTTCCCCAGGGAGCAGAGACCTTTTCACTAGGGCCATCCTACAAAGTGGCTCACCAAATTGTCCGTGGGCAACTGTTTCTGTAGCAGAGGGTCGCAGGAGGGCAGTCGAATTAGGAAGACTCCTGAACTGCAACATCAACAGTGATGAAGAGTTAGTTGATTGTCTTCGGGCAAAAGAGCCTCAAGAACTCATTGACAAGGAATGGTCTGTCCTTCCCTACAATAGCGTCTTCAGGTTTTCATTTGTTCCAATCATTGATGGGGACTTCTTCCCAgattccctggattccatgctgaACTCCGGTAACTTCAAGAAAACTCAGGTCTTGTTAGGGGTCAACAAGGATGAAGGTTCCTACTTCCTTCTGTATGGAGCCCCAGGCTTCAGCAAGGACTCCGAAAGCATTATTACTCGTGAAGACTTCATGGCAGGAGTTAAGTTAAGTGTCCCTCATGCAAGCGAGTTGGGGCTGGAAGCCGTTGCCCTTCAGTACACTGACTGGATGGATGAGCACAATGGCATAAAGAACAGAGATGCAATGGATGACATTGTAGGAGACCATAATGTCATCTGCCCTTTAATACACTTTGCCTACAAGTACTCTGAGTTTGGTAATAGCATCTACATGTACTTCTTCAATCATCGAGCGTCAAACTTGGTTTGGCCAGAGTGGATGGGAGTCATCCATGGCTATGAGATTGAATTTGTCTTTGGGCTACCTCTGGAACAGCATCTAAACTACACGGAGGAGGAGGGGATGTTGAGTAGAAAGATAATGCACTACTGGTCGACGTTTGCAAGAACTGG AAACCCAAATGAGCATCATGTGCAGAAAAGAAAATGGCCACCTTTCACCACCACTGACCAGAAGTTCATTGACCTTAATTTGGAGCCTATCAAGGTCAATAAGGGTCTACGAGTTCAGATGTGTGCCTTCTGGAATCAGTTCCTCCCCAAGCTCCTCAATGCCACAG CCTGTGATGGAGAACTTTCTAGCAACAGAACACCTAGTTTGAAAGGGAATGGTTTCTGTGTTGGTTTATTGACccttctctatttctttctcaacTAA
- the ache gene encoding acetylcholinesterase isoform X1, whose product MKLLVVCPLGVLQLLIALCLSQHHSELLVSTKLGKVMGTRLPVLSSYLSAFLGIPFAEPPVGNLRFKKPEAKRPWSGIWNASSYPKICQQYVDTQFPGFPGSEMWNPNKEMSEDCLYLNVWVPSPRPRNATVMVWVYGGGFYSGASTLDVYNGKYLAHTEQMIVVSMNYRVGAFGFLALHGYQEAPGNVGLLDQRLALQWVQENIQFFGGNPKMVTIFGESAGGASVGMHLLSPGSRDLFTRAILQSGSPNCPWATVSVAEGRRRAVELGRLLNCNINSDEELVDCLRAKEPQELIDKEWSVLPYNSVFRFSFVPIIDGDFFPDSLDSMLNSGNFKKTQVLLGVNKDEGSYFLLYGAPGFSKDSESIITREDFMAGVKLSVPHASELGLEAVALQYTDWMDEHNGIKNRDAMDDIVGDHNVICPLIHFAYKYSEFGNSIYMYFFNHRASNLVWPEWMGVIHGYEIEFVFGLPLEQHLNYTEEEGMLSRKIMHYWSTFARTGNPNEHHVQKRKWPPFTTTDQKFIDLNLEPIKVNKGLRVQMCAFWNQFLPKLLNATGTIDEAERQWKMEFHRWSSYMMHWKNQFDHYSRQERCADL is encoded by the exons ATGAAGCTGCTTGTTGTCTGTCCCCTGGGCGTGCTTCAGCTTTTGATAGCCCTTTGCCTATCACAGCATCACTCAGAGCTCCTGGTCAGCACCAAGCTGGGGAAAGTGATGGGAACAAGACTACCAGTTCTGTCCAGCTACCTCAGCGCTTTCCTCGGGATACCATTCGCCGAACCGCCAGTTGGGAACTTACGGTTCAAAAAGCCCGAGGCCAAGAGACCGTGGTCGGGGATCTGGAACGCTTCCTCCTATCCCAAGATCTGTCAGCAATACGTTGACACTCAGTTTCCCGGatttcctggctcagagatgtGGAACCCTAATAAAGAGATGAGTGAAGACTGCTTGTACCTCAATGTGTGGGTCCCCTCCCCTCGGCCAAGAAATGCTACTGTCATGGTGTGGGTCTACGGAGGTGGTTTCTACAGTGGAGCTTCAACATTGGATGTCTACAATGGGAAGTATCTTGCTCACACTGAACAGATGATAGTGGTCTCCATGAACTATAGGGTTGGCGCTTTTGGTTTTCTTGCTCTCCATGGATACCAAGAGGCACCAGGAAATGTTGGGCTTCTGGACCAGAGGCTGGCATTGCAATGGGTACAGGAGAACATCCAATTCTTTGGTGGAAATCCAAAGATGGTGACTATTTTCGGAGAGAGTGCTGGTGGGGCTTCTGTTGGCATGCATCTCCTTTCCCCAGGGAGCAGAGACCTTTTCACTAGGGCCATCCTACAAAGTGGCTCACCAAATTGTCCGTGGGCAACTGTTTCTGTAGCAGAGGGTCGCAGGAGGGCAGTCGAATTAGGAAGACTCCTGAACTGCAACATCAACAGTGATGAAGAGTTAGTTGATTGTCTTCGGGCAAAAGAGCCTCAAGAACTCATTGACAAGGAATGGTCTGTCCTTCCCTACAATAGCGTCTTCAGGTTTTCATTTGTTCCAATCATTGATGGGGACTTCTTCCCAgattccctggattccatgctgaACTCCGGTAACTTCAAGAAAACTCAGGTCTTGTTAGGGGTCAACAAGGATGAAGGTTCCTACTTCCTTCTGTATGGAGCCCCAGGCTTCAGCAAGGACTCCGAAAGCATTATTACTCGTGAAGACTTCATGGCAGGAGTTAAGTTAAGTGTCCCTCATGCAAGCGAGTTGGGGCTGGAAGCCGTTGCCCTTCAGTACACTGACTGGATGGATGAGCACAATGGCATAAAGAACAGAGATGCAATGGATGACATTGTAGGAGACCATAATGTCATCTGCCCTTTAATACACTTTGCCTACAAGTACTCTGAGTTTGGTAATAGCATCTACATGTACTTCTTCAATCATCGAGCGTCAAACTTGGTTTGGCCAGAGTGGATGGGAGTCATCCATGGCTATGAGATTGAATTTGTCTTTGGGCTACCTCTGGAACAGCATCTAAACTACACGGAGGAGGAGGGGATGTTGAGTAGAAAGATAATGCACTACTGGTCGACGTTTGCAAGAACTGG AAACCCAAATGAGCATCATGTGCAGAAAAGAAAATGGCCACCTTTCACCACCACTGACCAGAAGTTCATTGACCTTAATTTGGAGCCTATCAAGGTCAATAAGGGTCTACGAGTTCAGATGTGTGCCTTCTGGAATCAGTTCCTCCCCAAGCTCCTCAATGCCACAG